Proteins found in one Mytilus edulis chromosome 2, xbMytEdul2.2, whole genome shotgun sequence genomic segment:
- the LOC139512747 gene encoding thrombospondin-1-like encodes MMSTKLPNISPRRADIRSRRKIQISSWLLALIVVCSLIAVGLTGVVTFFSTNKILPETQFLGTDQAGCSWSFWSSWSKCSITCGNGVQVRIRQQMNTTMLCSYNETFDSKTCFRSACAVQDADKTGCSWSFWSSWSKCSITCGNGTQVRIRQQMNTTMLCSYNETFDSKTCSRSACAATNVSQCQSEALLTSRCVEQCSRDNDCSGNTKCCYNGCGHTCEISTTSISSVGCPLPASLSRRCVEQCSSNSDCLGQRKCCYNGCGHTCET; translated from the exons ATGATGTCAACTAAACTACCAAATATTTCACCAAGGCGAGCAGATATTCGTAGTCGTCGAAAGATTCAAATATCATCATGGTTATTAGCTCTTATCGTTGTTTGTTCTTTGATTGCAGTAGGTCTTACAGGTGTTGTTACTTTCTTctcaacaaataaaatattaccaGAAACACAGT TTCTAGGTACAGATCAAGCAGGTTGTTCCTGGTCATTTTGGAGCTCCTGGTCAAAATGCAGTATTACTTGTGGCAACGGAGTACAAGTCAGAATAAGGCAACAAATGAATACTACAATGTTATGTAGTTACAATGAAACATTTGACAGTAAGACATGTTTCAGAAGCGCATGTGCAG TTCAAGATGCAGATAAGACAGGTTGTTCCTGGTCATTTTGGAGCTCTTGGTCAAAATGCAGTATTACTTGTGGCAACGGAACACAAGTCAGAATAAGGCAACAAATGAATACTACAATGTTGTGTAGTTACAATGAAACATTTGACAGTAAGACATGTTCCAGAAGCGCATGTGCAG CGACCAATGTTAGTCAATGTCAATCTGAAGCTTTGTTAACATCAAGATGTGTTGAACAGTGTTCGAGAGACAATGATTGTAGTGGTAATACGAAATGTTGTTATAACGGATGTGGTCATACATGTGAGATATCTACAACAA GTATCAGTTCTGTTGGATGTCCTTTGCCAGCATCGTTATCCAGGAGATGTGTTGAACAGTGTTCTAGCAATAGTGATTGTTTAGGACAAAGAAAATGTTGTTATAACGGGTGTGGTCATACATGTGAAACCTAG